From the Campylobacter concisus genome, the window GATCAGATTAAAGAACTTGAGGCTTATGGCGAGATTGGGTACCACTCGTACGCTCATCCAAGGATGACAAAGCTTAGCGATGAGGCCTTAAGAGAGGATTTTCAAAAGGGTGTAGAGACCTTTGAAAAACATATGGGTTATAAGCCAAAATTCTTTGCAGTACCTTATGGTGAGATCGATAGTCGAGTCGTAAAACTTGCAAAAGAATTTGGTTTTTTAGCACTTTTAAATCAAAACTCAGGTGCAGTTTCAGACAAGAGTGATGTTTACGATCTTTATAGAACGCCCGTAATGAACGGTACAAAAATAGCACTAACTTTTAATAGTAAATTCCTAAATGCCCAGTGGATATTTCCAGATAGCTATCCACAAAATAATGCGATCGATAAGCTAATCATCAAAACCGATACAAATGCTAGCGAAGGTAACTTTTTCATGACCGGCTTTGACGGCTTTAAAAAAGTACCTATGACAAATGGCGTTTTTGAGTGTAAATTTGATCCACCGCTCGACAAACGCAAAGTTTTAATATCACTAAAAGTAGATCATCAACGAAGTACAAAACTTCTAATAAAGGACATCAATGCTAAATAAAATTTATGAAACACAAAAAGAGGGCTGCGAGAAGGCAATCGCTTCATTAAAACGCGATTTTACAACGCTTAGAACGGGCAAGGTAAACATTAATATTGTAGATCATGTAATGGTTGATTATTACGGCTCGCCAACTCCGCTCAACCAAGTAGCTACTGTGCTTACAAGCGACGCTTCAACTATCGCCATCACACCTTGGGAAAAGAGCATGATAAAAGCGATCTCTTCAGCTATCCAGGCAGCAAATATCGGCGTCAATCCAAATAGTGATGGTGAGAGTGTCAAGCTATTTTTTCCACCTATGACCGTCGAGCAACGCCAAGAAAATGCAAAACATGCAAAATCAATGGGAGAAAAAGCCAAAGTTAGTATAAGAAACGTAAGAAAAGACGCAAATGATGAAGTCAAAAAGCTTGAAAAAGATAAAGCTATAACTGAGGACGAGAGCAAAAAGGGGCAGGATGAAGTTCAAAAAATAACTGACACCTACACTGCAAAAATCGATA encodes:
- the frr gene encoding ribosome recycling factor; translation: MLNKIYETQKEGCEKAIASLKRDFTTLRTGKVNINIVDHVMVDYYGSPTPLNQVATVLTSDASTIAITPWEKSMIKAISSAIQAANIGVNPNSDGESVKLFFPPMTVEQRQENAKHAKSMGEKAKVSIRNVRKDANDEVKKLEKDKAITEDESKKGQDEVQKITDTYTAKIDTLVKEKEAELLKI
- a CDS encoding polysaccharide deacetylase family protein, giving the protein MIKTLLASFLTLTFALADAHILVYHRFDDPRHTSTDISIKNLREQFEYFKNNGYEVVKLSKLVDAVNAGEKIPDNWIVITVDDGYKSFYDKALSVFKEYNYPFALMLYVEASANKYGDYLDFDQIKELEAYGEIGYHSYAHPRMTKLSDEALREDFQKGVETFEKHMGYKPKFFAVPYGEIDSRVVKLAKEFGFLALLNQNSGAVSDKSDVYDLYRTPVMNGTKIALTFNSKFLNAQWIFPDSYPQNNAIDKLIIKTDTNASEGNFFMTGFDGFKKVPMTNGVFECKFDPPLDKRKVLISLKVDHQRSTKLLIKDINAK